The genomic interval CTGATTTCTCTCGGCCCGGATCACTTCTGTCTCGATGAATCGACGACAGCGGGACGCGAAACGCGGAGGTGTTATGGACGGGACGGTCAACCGCTGGAATCTTCTCCTCCAAGCAAAACGCCGCCAAGTGCGAGTGCTCCCAACGGTGTACTTGAAACGCAAGCGATCGACAGCTTCATTCCGCGTTGCCAGTGGCATCGCATTCGGATCGATGCGGACGTTCCAGCCAACACATCGTACGAGATCCAAGTTGCCACCAGTGAATTTTGCTATCTGAACGACAAGGACGGAAATCCAGATGAATCGGCGTTGTTTCGTCCGCACCAGTGGGATTGGCAGCCGCCCGAGCGCAATGCCAGTGATCTGTTGATCGACCAACCGCCCGGTCGATATCTCTTCGTCCGGATCAAGCTGACAGGAACGCAAGAGGCGACTCCGGCGCTTCGCAGAGTACGGATCGATTTTCCTCGCGTTACCAGTCTCGATCAGTTGCCTGCGGTCTATCGAGACGATGCTGAGGCTGAGGACTTTACAGAGCGTTTCCTATCGCTGTTTGACGCTGCGACGGAAGACCTGGACCAAGCGATCGAGCGTTTCCCCGCCATGCTGGATCCGGACGGCGTGCCCGAGGAGGTACTTGCTTGGCAGGCAGCACTATTGGGCATCGTCTTTGACTCGGATTGGAACCCACAACTGCGACGAAAACTGATTGCAGCGGCGCCCGAGCTGTATCGCAAGCGTGGTACCGTCGCCGGATTGCAGCAAGCGATCGAGTTGATATTCGGTTTGCAGGCAGGACAAGTCGTGATCGACGAACACGCGTTGCATCGCGTCTGGGGAGTCGTCAACGAAAACTCACGGCTGGGCGCATTTCGGCTGTTTGGAAAGAGTCAGTCGCGGTTTCGCGTCGGACGTTCTTCCTTGGGCACGGCTCCATTGCGAAGTTTCGGAAATCCCGATCACGATCCGGTGCGAGTCGACGCCCACCGATTCACCGTGTTCGTGCCTCCATGCTCGGCATTGAACGATCTGGGTGTTGAACGCTTGAACCAACTGATCGAGCATCAAAAGCCGGCCCACACTCAACATCAACTGCGCATCGGGGGCGAAGGATTCATCCTCGGTCATCGGTCGGTGATCGGCATCGACTCGCAACTCTTGTCGCCCCCGCCGGTCGTCTTGCGACAGCCAGTCGACCAAAGTCAGGCGGCCCGCCTCGGTGCAGTCGTCCTGCACCCGGGGCCGAATCGCCCCACCAGTCCGATGCACATCGGTGTGACATCGGCAATCGGAGTCCACACTCAACTGGAATAATACCATGTCGGAAACCAAACAGGATTTGATCAACCCATGCGACGTAACGATCTGCGATCAGTTTCCCGAACTAAAGCGACTCAATTACTGTCACGGGCAGATGCTCGGTGCACAGGACTTTGTCGATGAGCAGAGCTATTATCTCAACAAGATCGCCTTGTTGACACGGTGTCTGCATGGCTACGGCGTCGTCTGCGGGCTGACCGTGAGCGTTTACGAAAACGGCACGGACAACAAACAGCGGGGCGAAGGTGATGCAACCCAGGATTCACAGCTTCGTTTGAAAGTGGATTGTGGCGTGGCAGTCGACCCGAGGGGACGAGAACTCGTCGTCCGGGAACCGGTCGATCGCAGTTTGAGGTCTTATCTGTCCGATCGCGATCTACAGATTTTCGAAGAAAAACGTGACGGTGAATTCAGGTTGTGGGTCACCCTCCAATACAACGCTCATCTGGACGGCAAGCAGGAGCTGCCCCGATCTGGCTGCTGCGGCGACGAGGTAAGGACCATCAAAAACCGCTGGCACGAGCAACCATGCGTGCGTTTGACATTCGATGGTCCGCCCGGTCAGACATGTGACCCTTGTTGTCAGCCTATCAAACCAACATTGGAGGACCCCTCGTGCAAGATCGAAAACCGAATTTGGTTGGCAGAACTGACTTTCAAAGGTGCCCCCAGTCCGATCCATCTTTCCGCCGACAATCGAGTTCGCCGTCCGATCACAACTTATCTGCCCACACGAATCCAAGACGTCAACTGGATTCACACGGGCGTCTACGAGGAAGACCTTGCCGAGTGTCTCTTGCAAGATGGCTTGGTTTTGACATTCACCGCGCCAATTGATGAACAATCCATCAAGAACCACAACGTGCGCTTCACGGACTCCGAGGAAACCGGCGAGATTCTCACCAATGACCTTGTGGAAGTCTGGTTGTGCGATGAGCACCGCGTCGGCCATGCATCCATGCAAGTCCTGCAGTCTCAGATCGAGATCCTTTCTCCGACCAAAATCAGAATCAAGGTCAAACCGACTCGACTGACGCCACCGCAACGCGTGCTGATCACCTTTCGAGCTGATTTTGTACTCGACACGTGCTGCCGCCCCATCGATGGCAACCACGTGGGCGGTTTTGTTCCTTTCTCAGGCTGGGAACACGGCGAACAGACACACCCGGAGCAGTATCGCTGGGCGATCACCGAACACAAACGACGCTTTCGATTGCCGGAATCGTGCAAAGGCTGGAGTCAGCACTCTCGCCCATCATCGGGCAACGGCGTCCCGGGCGGCGACTTTCACAGCTGGTTCTACGTGGTTTCACGCGGATGCATGAAGCAATACGAAGCAAAAGCTGAGTAGAACCTGCCCAACCCACAACAACGAGGTGTAGACCACGATGATAACCGCATCACAGAAAATGTCGTCTCATCGGTGCTCCTGTTCGGGGGCATCGGATTGTCAGTGCGATGACTGTCAATGCAATGTTTGCAAAACCACGAGCGACTCAGGCTTCTCACGTCCGAACTTCTTCGCCGGACAACTGCTGACCGACGAAGATCTCCGCGACATGCTCAGCTATGTCGTAGAGAAAAACCGACTACACAATCGCCATTTCATGGGCGAAGGTGTGGTGTGCGGGCTGGAGGTGCATCATCACCCCTGCCCTGACAAGCAACGGAAAGTGATTGTTGCACCGGGTCACGCTTTGGACTGCTGTGGGAATGACATTGTCGTCCATTGTCCAGCAGAACTCGACATCCTGAACATGGTGCGGCGACTTCGAACCAAAGTACGGGGCGGCCACGATTGCGGCGACCCTTGCGCCCAACCCGCTGTTCTGTTCCGCATCAACAATGTGGCTTTGGCAACAGACCTGGACGATCACGTCATTTCCGAACCAATCAGATCCACGTTTGCGGAGAACAACTATGGACTGCCCCAGGACGCAACTGTCGTTGTTTTGGAGAGATCGAGGAAGTGGCGAGTCGGGGGCGCGATCCATTTCACAATCGAAAAAGGATCCAATTCACTGAACGTGTATTTCAGTGGTGACGATGACACCCAGGTCTTTCACCTCTACCTACGATATCGAGAGTGCGAGTTTGACCTGACATCACCTTATCAAGTTGCCGACTGTGACGCTGTCTGTAAACCAGCTCGCATTCGAGAAAGCTACGAGTTTGAATTGGCGTGTCCCGAGTCCGCAGCGACTGAACAAACGCTGCAGCAGCGATTGAATCAATTCAACGTCGACGTTCCCGATCAGGCTGCCATTCAAGGTGAAACGCTCCACGGTCTACGGATGCTGGAAACGACAGAGCAGGTCCTGGTTCAGTTCGACAAGCTCGTTGCACAATTGACAGATGCCAGTGACGGAGAAGCGAATCGCAACGCACTCTTTACTGCAATCAGGGACATCTCGGCCCCCAATCTGCCCACGACGAGCACACCGACGGTTGAGGAGCAAATCGCTGCCGCAGACACCATCCACGTGTTCGTCACGCTGTCCTCTCGCGCGTTTCATCCTGACGTCCATGGCGCGCTGGTCGCCGAGCCCGGAACTCCTACACTCACACACATCAGCAACCAGATCGACCAAATCATCCTGGACTTGGCAATGATCCAGACCGTCACTCCGGATCCAGACATGGAACCCGTGGACACCAAAGTGATTCAGTTGCTCCATGATCGAGCGGAGGTATTGAAGGCTGCGATCAGCGATGCCAGCGAAATCACCGTCGATACATTTGATGACAAGGCACAGATGGTTGGTGAACTGGCGACCAAAGTGCTTGTCGAACAGTCCGTCCTACGCCTGGATCGTATCAACGCAAAACTGAAAACGCTCATCAAGCTAGGTAGCGTTGTTGTCGATCGCGAGTTGTTGCACCTGATTGGCGGCGTGAATCTTCGTGTTTTCGCGACGGATATGACTGAGCAATTGAAAACGCTCTCAGCGATGAAGATCGTCAAATCTCAAGCGTCCATCGTCAGTCGTGCTGTTGCGGAAATTGCAAAATCACGCCTATGCGAGTTTGTATTGCCACCTTGTCCTCCTTGTGATGATGTTCGAGTCTTGATTGCCAAAGTCACCGTTCAAGGGTGCGATGTGGTCGACATTTGCAACATCGTTCGCAAGTTTGTGATCACCGGTCCATCGCTGCGATACTGGTTTGACGATTTCGGGATCCTGAACGATGTTCGTGCTAGTTGCTGTGCTTCACCTCAGGACATCCTGAGAGCAAAACAGGCAGAGCAAGAGCGCCGGGAACAACAGAGCCAGGGTTGGAGACAGAGAGCGGCCGATCCAAAGTTCAGTTTCAGCCTGACAGACAGAGTCAACAATCCCAGCAAATGGAATCGGCTGAATGCGAAGATTGACAGGCTCGCTCAAACAGCAGTGGAGCCGACCGGTTTTGAGCTGCTGAAAGAAAAAGAAATCGGAGCAAAACCCGATCCGATCGCCGTCAGTGCCGCTATCTCCAAGTTGGCCGGTCGCCCCTCTGCTGATGTCCAAAACATTCTCGATCGATCCCGTGGAGTCACCGCGGCTGAACTCGAACGAAAGCTACGACCCGAGATTGATAGCGCGGTTTCACAAAGCGGCGATGCGGTGCAGAAAGCGGAGGATGCGAGTCGCACTGCGGCGAGATTTGCCAGTGACGTTACTGACCTAAAAAATGAGGTCGTGCCGGCTGGCGTCAGCCGTCTGGATGCGATCGATGAGCAGTTCAACTCAACCGGCAGAGTCGGCTTGCTTGAAGAAGAGGTCTTTCCTGGAGGTGGCGCGAGTCGAATCGCTGAGCACGCAACTCGAATCAAAACGGTCGAAGATGAGGTCGGACCAGAAGCGGCGAGCCGCATTGATAAGATCGAAGAAGAGGTCTTTCCCGGAGGTGGTGCGAGTCGAATTGCCGAGCACGAAACTCGAATCAAAACCGTCGAAGACGAGGTCGGACCAGAAGCGGCCAGTCGCATAGATAAGATCGAAGACGAGGTCTTTCCTGGTGGTGGTGCGAGTCGAATTGCCGAGCACGAAACTCGGATCAAGGCCGTCGAAGATGAAGTCGGACCAGAAGCGGCCAGTCGCATAGATAAGATTGAGGATGAGGTCTTTCCCGGTGGAGGTGCCAGTCAGATTGCCGCGAACAAAGCGAGCATCAGCACAGAAAAGGGGCGTGTCACGACCCTCAGAAATGATTTCACCGATTTGAAAAACCATTATCGTGAGCATCAGGCCGCAGAGCATCCGCCGAAGGATCATGGATCACCCTAACGATGAATCAGGAGATATAAACCATGACAATTGCAATTGAGCGTCCTGTTTACGTTGATGGTCAGGTCCTTGGAGCAAGTGACCTTCAGCAATCGCTCGACTATGTACGGGATGAGAACGCACGACATGAGCGTTACCTTCATTCATGGGGAATCGCCGAGGGCTTGGATGTCCTCTCCCAGGGAGACGACTATGTCCTTCAACCAGGGTTTGCAATCGATTCCAGTGGCGCACCCATTGTCGTTTCGGAAGCCGTTGTACTTGAACGTCAGCAAATCAAGGAAGAAGCATTGCTGTCAGGCGGCGACAATGGTTTCTTTCCAATGTTCATCGTGCGTGCCGAAGCGGAAAGCGATGGCGGACAGATGATGGGGCGGCGACCCGGCGCAGCGGCGACTCGGAGATCCGAGTCGTTTGCCGTCCGGTTTCGTCGCATCGCAACGGGTTGGGATGAGAACCAAACGAGTCCCCCCGTTGCAGAAGGTCCGGAGGATGCCGACGAGAGCAATCGCGTCGTTCTGATCGGATTCGTTCATTGGAGCGACGCGGACGGAGGCAACGTGATTGGCTTTCAGCGGCGCTACGAAAGTTTTGTTCCGCGGTATGCGGGCGTTCGCGCAGACGAAGTCCTAGCACGCGGAGGACTGTTGACGCTTCGTACTCGCAGAACCGGCCAGTCGGATGCACCGATGGTCGTTGTCGACGATCACAACAAACAGAAATCCTTTGTGCTGGGCTTGGACGACGGGACGGGAAGGGTCAACGAGGTTTTCTCCATTGATTCCAAGGGCAATGTCATCGCCAAAGGTGACATCAAAGCGGAAGGTTCGTTGACCGGCACGATCGAGAGTGGCGATACAAGAATCGAGTCGGGCTTGGTGATCGATGGAATGACGTTGCCACTGCCCATGGGAATCACTGAGGAAAAAGTTCAAGACGGCAACGTCGCCTTGCACATCACCGTCACCCCGCACATTGATGCTGAAACCAGTCCCGAACCCAGCAATCAGCTTTTCCAACCCATCGTCACAAAGTGCTTCGTCGACGCCGACAGAATTGTTCATTGCACGATCCGCTGGTTCAAAATCGGCGGAAACGAGTCGGACATCGTCAACGTCGCGGGAACTGTATCGTACCTGGTCATCGCCGCAGTCACTGCACCAGCAGAGGCCTCCTCATGAAAGCAAACGCCTCTTTTATCTATTTAAAAGCGACGAAACATCTGGTCGCCACATTCACTCGAAACGGTGCTGCCGGCGACAAATTCTCCGATGATGCACTGCTGAAATTGCTCGCCAATGACTTGCGCCTTCGGCAAGTGCAACAGATCGGACTCACCTTTTCTTCCTCGCCGTCCAGTCACTCATCCGATATCCCGTTTCACGTGCCGGCGGAGGATCTGACAGTGCTGAATAAGGTCATTGATGATCCCTACCAAGAAGGAGCGATCACACGGCCTCTGAAATTTCAGGTCGAGGATGAGCAGCTCAAGCAAGTCCTCAACTCAGGACCTGATATCGCTCTTAAGTATTCGATGAT from Stieleria varia carries:
- a CDS encoding phage tail protein, coding for MSCTSIPVRFRLLDANIGWDPFSMIRKDGEALQEISEEDVFLGLDDPHGLRLNNRSEPQIRSEILSPYMPPAWLASGCRPCEWLLSGDHCSVIQPKGILLHRDPCRSGWTDLQSRLADGRSLHHPVAIAIARRRVAVVNQDIDGHYRILIWSIPDGRLAGSADIQAGDTPHAIVLTSWRELLVSVEREGSVNQWLLRYDWVGRPRGEFIVAGEDSEGQHRNAKLPLRRLRTAKDGTLWAAEGHDLGPFHLWRLSPSAETAARSCGQRVDFDIAPITNSDFYHQAENRLDAGMTRTRLISLGPDHFCLDESTTAGRETRRCYGRDGQPLESSPPSKTPPSASAPNGVLETQAIDSFIPRCQWHRIRIDADVPANTSYEIQVATSEFCYLNDKDGNPDESALFRPHQWDWQPPERNASDLLIDQPPGRYLFVRIKLTGTQEATPALRRVRIDFPRVTSLDQLPAVYRDDAEAEDFTERFLSLFDAATEDLDQAIERFPAMLDPDGVPEEVLAWQAALLGIVFDSDWNPQLRRKLIAAAPELYRKRGTVAGLQQAIELIFGLQAGQVVIDEHALHRVWGVVNENSRLGAFRLFGKSQSRFRVGRSSLGTAPLRSFGNPDHDPVRVDAHRFTVFVPPCSALNDLGVERLNQLIEHQKPAHTQHQLRIGGEGFILGHRSVIGIDSQLLSPPPVVLRQPVDQSQAARLGAVVLHPGPNRPTSPMHIGVTSAIGVHTQLE